The Fibrobacter sp. UWH6 genomic interval CGACTCTCGACTTTTTATACTTTTCTCTTATCAACTGAAGGTCGTGTTGGTAGGGGTTGCGGGTAAAGTCTTCGAAGGCCCAGGCTGTAGGGTGAAAAACGCCCTTGGCATAGGTCAGCAGCATATCCAGCCACACGCCCTTCCCGGCGTAAAGTTTAAAAGGTCCGCGCTTGTAGCTAGGCAACACCACCTTATCCAAATCCATATAGCCGATGTCGATATTCACATGGCGGTGATCTGGATTCTCGCTGTTGGCAGTAGTCAATTCCAGTGCGTTGCTCCGCTCCTTTTCATCGGCGATGGTCTCAGGCGAAATGCATTTCTCAAAAGAAACCACTCCACGGTAAAGACCATCCCCCATTTCAGGGGTATAATAATTGGTCCTGTCAAAGGCAAAAAGTTTTCCCTTATGCCGAATCGGCCCCCAAGTCTTTTCGAGGAGTTCAATCACAGAGGGATCCCATTCAGCACCCTTCTGCAAAACAAAGGCTATCAGCTGAGCCTGTTCACTAAATTGAGAAGCTTTCATAAAAACCTTAATGAGGGAAAATCATCAAACTGGAACGAATGATTTCCAGCTGTTCCTTCGAGAACTGGGAATACCTGACATCAGAAACAACAGGGTACATGAAGTTGTCAGCATCGGGACACTGCTCCAATGTGAAATTATAGTCAGCCTTCGCTTCGCGTCTCATCCTCATTCCAGGAATACGGAAGTCCACCTCACCTTCTGCAGATTCCTTCACTAAGCCACTGCGCTGAAGTTCCGGACAATAGGGTGTGTCCTCCAGACCGTCTTCGTAATTGGAGAAATCATAATAGGCACTCATATCCCTCATAGTAGAGGTCGTATGGCGAAGTCCAAAGAAGTGTCCGGTTTCGTGCAAGGCAGTTTCCACAATTTCATCCATAGTCAAAGGAACTGACGACCCGCGGCTTCGCGTATGCGTTCCAAGCAACACGGTGCTGCCTTCACCAGCTTCCATATTACCGCTAAAAAGATTCGAGAAGCCAACAACGCCATCACTATAGATTGAGTGAACCAGAATCAATTCCAGAGCCGATTCCATATCGGGCCAGCCAGTCAATTCGCAAAGCATGGTATCCCTTGAAGATCTTCCGGCAACCCACGGTTCATCAGCCGGATAATTCTTGCCCACCCAGGGGTGATCCTGGGCGTAGCTCACATACAGGGTATCGATGGTCACGCTGGAATAATACTTGCGGAACCTTTTCAGCAGTTCATCGGAAAATTCCTCAATGGTAAAACCATCCAAAGTCTCGGCCACATTTCCTACAGCCACCAAATTCAAGGACATGTGATCGGAGTAGGCTCCCTTTCCCTTAAATTCGACATTCCTTGTGGAGCCCTTATAAAATCCGCGGTTCATTTCCAGCGAGGTCGCCCATTGAGCCATATCATTTTCGTCGCAGGTAAACTTATACACAAAACGGCCATTACTTTCGGTAGCCGAAATCACGCGGACCTTGGAAGCATAATAGCTGTCCCCCTTTACATCAAGTCTAAAAAGTTGCAGCCTGGGAGCTTCGGTAGCCTCCCCCTTGTCAAAGGACAGTTCGTAGGTAGCCTTAGGATGAACAAGCAACCTGATACCGTGAGCCAACTGGGCATCCACAGAATCATTGTTGGCCTTGTCATTGGGGAACATCTGAAAGAACAATCCACTGTCGGGCAACAAGGTCACTTCGGTTTCCTCATCGGAATCGAAGATACAGCCCATCATGCCAAGGCAAACCGCCAGCATCCACAACAACAAGGATTTCTTCAACATATTTTTACAGAAATTTTTCATTTTCATAGGTTCCTAATTCCCCAAAGATACGTGTATAGAAAAAAGATAGAATTTTGGGAGAATTCAGCCAATGAAGCACTTTTCAACTAGTATAAAAAATGTTTTCTGCAATCTTCAAGACCTGTTAACAGGAATCCAGGGAAAACCGGCCCTATGGGGAGCCATGGTTTTCATCGTCACTTTGGTCACCTTCGACGCCCCCGTCTATGGAATTCCCCTACTGATTCTTTGTCCCTTTTTGATCCACGTTGCCTCCCGCCACTTGCAAAAGGCCTCCCTTGCGGCCCTGATTCTAGCCCTAATCAGCCACTACGCATTGCATAGCCCCATAAACCCGATTAAGTCCCAAGATGTTCCTCAACAGGGTTGCGGCATCGTCGAGACGATTCAAAAAAAATCCAGCGGTCTAGCCGTCATCATCAACAGCGGTTCTAACAAAATAAGACTCACCGAAAAACGGGACCTCCCCATTATGCCCATGGCCGGAGATTCCATTTGTTACGAAGCCAGCTGGTACCCAGTCAATCCGCCAACCGTTCCAGGTGCGTTTGATACACGGCAATGGCTGCAATCACAAGGATTAACCGCCTACGGAAAATTCAAGCACTGGGATGTCTATAGCCACCGACTAGTTCCCGAACGATACTTCTATAAATTCCGACAATGGATAGCCCGCAGATTCGCCGACTACCTGGACCCAGCCGAAACAGGACTCTTGCTCGGGCTACTTGCCGGCGACAAGAGCGGAATACCCGACGCCCTCCGCAGCGACTTTCAGAGGACGGGGCTTGTGCATGTGCTAGCCATCAGCGGATTCCATGTGGTACTGCTGGCAGGAATGCTCATGATTCTTTTGAAAGCAACAGGCCTCCCCCATCACATAGTGCGTCTGTTTGCGGTATTACTGCTATTGCTCTACATCCCTGTAACCGGAGGTTCTCCTGCCGTGCGACGGGCCGTCATCATGTTCTCGGTCCCTCTAATAGGAGCCACCTTCCAAAAGCAGCCCAACCCATTAAACAGTCTGGGAATCGCCCTATTCATCATCATGTTCCCGGAACCTGAAGTCATCTGGAATCCAGGCTTTCAGCTATCCGTGGCGGCTACGGCGGGCATCATCATTAGCGGCCCTCTAAATCCACTACAGGGTCTCCCCAAGAAACTGACCAAGAACAAACTATGGGCATTTTTTCAAGGAGCCATACTGGAACCTACCTACGTCACCTTTTGCGCCACCCTTTCTACAGCCCCCTTTCTCATCCATCATTTCAAGACTTTGTCGCCCGTTGCCTGGTTCGGAAACATCGTCGTTGTGCCAGCCATTTCCATGGGTATGCAGGCTGGCCTATTTGCCTTGCTATCGCCCCTCGATATTTTAAGGCAAAACTTCTGCTATGCCGCCAAATTCTTTTTGCGTCTGGCCACCCTGTTAACGCGATTACTGTCCGACTCTTCGGAAGCCTCCGCCACGGTGGGCCCCTTCGGCCCTGCGTTACTCCTTCTGCTGGGGCTGGTGATACTGCTGGCCCCTGCCGCAAAAAAGAACCGCCTTGTCCAGAGATTTTACCTGACGAGCCTTCTCGTATTTTGCGGAACATTCGCCTACGGAAATTTCATAAAGGCTAGCGTTCCCAATTGGCAATTAACCACCCTAGATATAGGCCAAGGCGACAGCCACCTGCTTACAACTCCATCCCAAAAACATTTCCTCATCGACGCCGGTGACGGAACCCAGAACACCATCGTCCCCTACCTGCACCACATCGGAGTTTCCCGCCTCGACGCCTTTATCATCACCCACCCGGATCTGGACCATTACGGCGGAGCCCTTTCCCTGATTAAGACATTCCCTGTAAAAGAATTGTGGATTACGGATTGTGCCCGCATAGAAGACAAGTCTAACTGGCAAAAATTCATTCAGGAAGCATACAGCCGAGGCATAATCATTCGGGATATGGAACGTGGATTGCTATGGAAAGAACATCTTTTCCAGATTGAAATTCTTCATCCGGTTACCCGCCGGTGTGTCGACGTAAACACCCAGAGCATCACACTGCGGGCCAAGGGATTGGGACACTCCGCCCTACTTACAGGCGATCTGACTATTGCAGGAGAAAAGGAAATCATGAACACAGATATGTACATAAAAAGTGATGTCCTGAAATTAGGACATCACGGATCAAAAACGTCTAGCAGTCGAGTCTTTCTGCAAAAGGTGCAACCCCAGTTAGCTATTGTTTCTAGCGGGCGACACAACCGCTTTCGCCACCCCAGCAAGCAGGTCATCCAACGGCTGGATTCCCTTGGAATACCTTACGTGAATACCGCCGAAAAAGGGACCATCCACATTTTATTTTCAAGGGAAGGCGTGCAGACAAGCACCATGCTAGAATAAATTACAGCGAAGTCAAAACGTAGAGGGCAATGCTCTTCTGGTCGTTATTGGATTCCTGCAATACGCCGATATCGAATTCTACGCGGACTCTAGCACCACCTAGAGCCAACTCCATCTTGGGGATGATATCCAGCATGAAGTCATCCTTGAGGTAGCCCACGCTACCCGAGGAATTCACCTCGATCATCAAGAGGAAGGACTTTCCAAAATGCAAAGTGGGAATGGTTCCTACGGCGAATTTCACATAGCCGTCTTCGCCAGTTACACCCTTCAGAAAACCTGCACGGGCCTCATAACCATTGGAGAAATTCTTGGCGATGAAATATTCCTTGCCATAAGTCAGCACCAAGGCTCCACCGTTATCACGGTTCAAGCCGAAGTAGCCGTCAATTTCAAAAAAGGCTCCGTTAAAACGGTAGCGGGTACCGAAGTCTACGGAAGTTTCCACATTGTCCAGCTGATTGTAAGTGTACACATCCAGCTTGGCACCGATATCCCAGTCCTTGGCCAGCTGACCCATGATGTTCACGGGGAACAGCACATTGCTGCCAAAATCAGAACGCAGGCCAACACCGGCGGCGAACTTGGGAGACGGTCTGAAATCAGGGCCATAAGTATAGCGCATGTTCCAGATACGATCCAGGGCGAAACTGTTAGCTGCAAACATTGCAACCACAAAGGCGAAAATGGCAAGACGTAAATTTCTCATACTGCCCAAAGTTAGCTAAATTTTGTCCAGCCTTTTGTAGGCTCATTCAAAAGAGGATATTATGATCGATCCGCGTCCCGAACTTTCTAAGCTTTCTGACTACGTCCCTGGCAAGTCCATGGATGAAATTCGTGCCAAGTACGGCCTTACCGAAGTGGTAAAGCTGGCTTCCAACGAAAACCCCCTCGGCCCTTCCCCCAAGGCCAAGGAAGCCTACCTGAAGATCGTGGACACACTGCATCTTTACCCTCGTGGTGACGCTCCCACCCTGATTAACGCCCTTGCCGAATTTTACGGTGTCAAGACCAGCCAGTTGGTGCTGGGTAACGGTTCCGACGAAATCATCGACATGGTAGGCAAGGCATTTATCCGTCAGGGCGACAACTGTGTGGGCATTACCCCCACCTTCAGCGTCTACAAGTTTACCACACTCTCCAACGGTGCCGATTTTATTGGCGTTGGGGTCGGCGAAGAAAAGACCGACTTGAATAAGTTGGCCGCAGCCATTAATGAAAAGACCCGCGTGGCCTTTATCTGCAGCCCCAATAACCCCACCGGCGTTTACTACACAGGCGCAGAACTTGAAGAATTTTTGAGCAAGGTTCCCTCCAATGTGATGGTGTTCCTGGACGAAGCCTACGCTGAATTCGCCACCGCTGAAGATTACCCTCGCATGTTCGAAATGATCGCGAAGTACCCCAACCTGCTTATCAACCGCACCTTCAGCAAGATCTACGGTCTGGCAGGCATCCGTCTGGGTTACGCCATCTCCAGCGAACAGGTCATCAAGGCCATGTGGAAGATCAAGCCGCCTTTCGACATTAACCTGGCCGCCCAGGCTGCAGCCATTGCCGCCCTCGGCGACAAGGAACACGTGGAACGTACCCGCCAGCTGAACGCCGACGGCATCAAGGTCCTGAAGCCCTTCTTCGAAGGTCTCGGTTTCAAGGTGCTGCCCACCCAAGGCAACTTCATCTGCGTCCACATCGGCCCTAAGGCAAAAGAAATGGTGCAGTTCCTGGAAGAAAACGGCATGATTATCCGCGGCCTCACCAGCTTCGGTTTGCCGGAACACGTCCGCATTACCTTGGGCAAGCCTGAAGAAAACCAGTTCTTGATGAATCTTGTTAAGAAGTGGACAAAACAGGTATGAGGGCGCAGCGGCGCTGCTTTGAGGTATGAGGGCGCGACTTCGTCGCTTTGAAGTGTCATCCTGAACGACCCTATATGTCATCCTGAACGAAGTGAAGGATCCAGAGAGGTTACAATGAGCGCAACAAAAGAAAATCTTGATTTGTTAAACATTGCCCTGAAGGCTGCCGAACTGGCTCAGGGTAACATCCTAAAGTATTTCCAGAACGATGTTGGCGTGGAATGGAAAGCAGACAAGACTCCTGTGACCATCGCCGACAAGAGCACCGAAGAACTTTGCCGCGAATTCTGGGCAAAGGAAACTCCGGGCTTCGGCGTCATTGGTGAAGAATTTGGAATCGAAAGTCCCGATGCAGAATACCAGTGGGTCATCGATCCCATCGACGGCACCAAGGCATTCATCCACGGCGTGCCTCTGTTCGGTACCTTGATTGCACTATACCGTCGCGGCGAAGCAATCGCCAGCCTTATCCGCATCCCGGCCATGAACACCGCTGTTTGGGCCGTGAAGGATGGCGGAGCATTCCTCGGTAGCAGCGCACAGGACTGCCGCGTCTCCAAGTGTTCCAAGGTGGAAAAACTTTCCGACGCCCTGGTTCTTTCCGGCACCGTCAACACCATGGAAACTGCAGGCTATGGCGAACAGTACGCAAACGTCCGTCGCGCAGCCCGCCTCCACCGCGGTTGGGGCGACTGCTACGGTTACTACCTGGTAGCCGCAGGCCGCGCCGAACTGATGATCGACCCCATCGTTTCCCTCTGGGACATCGCCCCGTATCCTCTGCTTTTCTCTGAGGCAGGTGGCAAGTTCAGCATGCTGGACGGCAGAACCGAACTGTTCGATGCCAACGGCAAGCCCGTCGCCCCCATTTACGAAGGCTACACCAGCTTCGCATCCAACGGACTCATCCACAACGAAGTTGCAGGGTATTTCAAGAAGTAATATCAAAGCCGTAAATTACGGCAAAACAGGTTAGAAGGAGACAACAAATGAAGTTCACAAAAATTACAGTTGCAATTTTTACAGTTGCATTAACTGCTTTATCCTTAATCGCATGTGGCGACGACAGTTCCGGGACTGCAGCCTCAAACAATCCGTTTTCACCTACTGGCGGATATGTTTATCAGCTTTCCGTCAATGAAGCGACCCAAACACTTATTGTTTCCATGTCACGAGAAGTCGGCGACTGCGCCCTTGTAGATGGGGAACCACAATGGCTCGACGGAGGCTTAAAGGTTTATGCAGATACCAATACGTACGAAATCAAGGGAGACACTCTAATCCTCCACACCTTTAAGACCTATGATGACGAAGTTTACGATCGCAAAAACTTTCTTATTGGCAAAAACAATGGTCGCCTATATGGTACTTGGGAAGCGCTTCTTTGCAATGATGACGATGACGACGGAGTGCAAGAGTGCAGCCTCTCACCTTACGCCACAGAAACAATCACTTTCACCCAATCAACAGCCACTGTCAACTTTAGTTTAAGAGAAAATGCTGATTTCACAAAAACGGATCTAGCCTACTACATTGTACAGGCTCTCTACAATGGTTCCGGTTTCCACGAAATCTACGCCAGCGATTTTGACGATCAGGATCAGGGAGGCCCGGAGTTCGACGTTTTCCTGCAAGAAAACAACATTACGTATCAAAAAGTAAGCAACAAGCAAGCGAACTTCACCATTAACGGCCAAGTCTACACCTTTAGCCTCACCTCTGCAGAAGAATCAATGGAATCAAGGCTGGTAGAAGCAACCGTAACCACGCTTTCCTCCACTTGCTACCTAAAAGATTTTGAAGAAGCGATTTCCAAGGAAACCTGCAATAGTCGCGACATCTACGACATGAGCGGGTTCCACGAATGCGGCATTGAATACGAACCAGACAGCATTGTTTACAACCAACTCATTCACGAAAACCACCTTACGAACATCGATGAATTCCGTGAATGCATTCGTAGTATTGCTCAACAGCCAAGTTCAGACATTCCCCTTCTGTATAAAAGAGCAGCCAAGGAAGCAAAGCCATCCAAGAAAAATTCCTGGTTTGCAAAGTTCTAATCTAGCCAACAATAACACAACGCAGTTTGTATAAAAGAAACAGCCTCGGGAAATCCGGGGCTGTTCTTGTACCAGACTTTCGTCCAGCGCTTTGGGGTTAGGAGGAATTTTTTGCGGCGTTCCGCGACGCTTTACTTCACAGTAAACACGCCGTTTTCGTAGTCGATGACCACCGGCTTTGCGGAGCTTACTGTGCCAGCAAGGATGGCGTGGCTCAGCACACGTTCCACGTTGCGTTCAATGAAACGCTGGATGGGACGGGCACCGAATTCCGGCTGGTAAGCGCCATCCGCAATGGCATCCAAGGCTGCATCGGACAGAGTCAGTTCCAGTCCCTGACGGGCGGCACGCTTTGCAAGGCCAGCGAACTTCAGCTTTACAATGTCGCGGATCTGAGGCTTGGTAAGACTCTGGAATACCAGCGTTTCATCCAGACGGTTCAGGAATTCCGGACGGAAGAAAGCATGAAGGTCGGCTTCAATGTCGGCAACCGTCACCGGCGCGACGTTCTCGCCCGAAGAGCCTGCGGCACTACCAGCGGCGCCAGAAGTTGCGCGGGCCAAGCGTTCGCGGAACTTTTCTGCACCCAGGTTAGACGTCATCAAGATCAGGGTGTTCTTGAAGTTCACCGTGCGGCCCTTACCATCAGTCAAACGACCGTCATCAAGAACCTGCAGCAAGGTGTTGAACACATCGGGATGAGCCTTCTCGATTTCGTCCAGCAAGATGACGCAATAAGGCTTGGTACGAACGGCTTCCGTCAGCTGGCCGCCTTCTTCGTAGCCCACATATCCCGGAGGCGCACCGATCAAACGGCTTACCGTATGCTTTTCCATGTATTCGCTCATGTCGATACGGACCAGAGCGTTTTCATCATCGAAAAGTTCCACAGCCAAGGCCTTGGCCAGTTCCGTCTTGCCGACACCTGTGGGGCCCAGGAACAGGAAGCTGCCAATAGGAGCGTTCTCGCGGCTCAATCCGCTACGGTTTCTCAAGATAGCTTCAGACACCGCTTCCACAGCATCATCCTGGCCAATCACGCGAGCATGCAGGCGTTCATCCAAATGGAGCAACTTGGACTTTTCGCCTTCGCAAAGCTTGGTCACAGGAACACCAGTCCAACGGCTCACCACCATAGAGATGGTATCTTCCGTCACCTCTTCGCTCAGGTCATCGCCCGTGGTAGACTTTGCGATGGCAGCAGACTTTTCCGCGATTTCCTTTTCCAGGTTCACGATTTTGTTGTACTTCAGTTCCGCAGCACGGTTCAGGTCGTAGCGAGCTTCAGCCTGTTCCATTTCGGTACGGGCATCTGCCAGAGATTTCTTCAAGTCACGAATTTCAGCGAAGGCGGCACGACGATCCTGCCAGCGCTCCTGCATAGCCTTCACGGCGGCAGCAGTCACAGCCAGATCTTCACGCAGTTCCTTCAAGCGACGGACAGAAACTTCATCCGTTTCCTTTGCCAGAGCCTGCTCCTCGATCTTCATCTGTAGTTCCTTACGCTGCAAAGTATCCAGAGCTTCCGGCACCGTATCCATCTGAGTTTTTACCAAACTTGCGGCTTCGTCAATCAGGTCGATAGCCTTATCCGGCAAGAATCGGTCACTGATGTAACGGTTAGAAAGTTTCACTGCAGCCACCAAGGCATTATCATGCAGACGCACGCCGTGGTGAGCATCGAAACCATCCTTAATTCCACGGAGGATAGAGATTGCCTCTTCTTCCGTAGGTTCATCAACTTGCACCGGCTGGAAACGACGTTCCAAAGCGGAATCCTTCTCGATGTACTTACGGTATTCCTGGGTGGTGGTAGCGCCAATGCAGTGCAGTTCACCACGAGCCAGCTTGGGCTTCAGCATGTTACCCAAGTCCATGGAGCCCTCGGTCTTGCCGGCACCCACAATGGTATGGATTTCG includes:
- a CDS encoding DUF4416 family protein, encoding MKASQFSEQAQLIAFVLQKGAEWDPSVIELLEKTWGPIRHKGKLFAFDRTNYYTPEMGDGLYRGVVSFEKCISPETIADEKERSNALELTTANSENPDHRHVNIDIGYMDLDKVVLPSYKRGPFKLYAGKGVWLDMLLTYAKGVFHPTAWAFEDFTRNPYQHDLQLIREKYKKSRVAADCLQSDMTEPPTLAPEGQKYKKSRVAADCLQSDMTEPPTLAPEGQKYKKAKAAGSEGSFRL
- a CDS encoding DNA internalization-related competence protein ComEC/Rec2, which codes for MVFIVTLVTFDAPVYGIPLLILCPFLIHVASRHLQKASLAALILALISHYALHSPINPIKSQDVPQQGCGIVETIQKKSSGLAVIINSGSNKIRLTEKRDLPIMPMAGDSICYEASWYPVNPPTVPGAFDTRQWLQSQGLTAYGKFKHWDVYSHRLVPERYFYKFRQWIARRFADYLDPAETGLLLGLLAGDKSGIPDALRSDFQRTGLVHVLAISGFHVVLLAGMLMILLKATGLPHHIVRLFAVLLLLLYIPVTGGSPAVRRAVIMFSVPLIGATFQKQPNPLNSLGIALFIIMFPEPEVIWNPGFQLSVAATAGIIISGPLNPLQGLPKKLTKNKLWAFFQGAILEPTYVTFCATLSTAPFLIHHFKTLSPVAWFGNIVVVPAISMGMQAGLFALLSPLDILRQNFCYAAKFFLRLATLLTRLLSDSSEASATVGPFGPALLLLLGLVILLAPAAKKNRLVQRFYLTSLLVFCGTFAYGNFIKASVPNWQLTTLDIGQGDSHLLTTPSQKHFLIDAGDGTQNTIVPYLHHIGVSRLDAFIITHPDLDHYGGALSLIKTFPVKELWITDCARIEDKSNWQKFIQEAYSRGIIIRDMERGLLWKEHLFQIEILHPVTRRCVDVNTQSITLRAKGLGHSALLTGDLTIAGEKEIMNTDMYIKSDVLKLGHHGSKTSSSRVFLQKVQPQLAIVSSGRHNRFRHPSKQVIQRLDSLGIPYVNTAEKGTIHILFSREGVQTSTMLE
- the hisC gene encoding histidinol-phosphate transaminase — protein: MIDPRPELSKLSDYVPGKSMDEIRAKYGLTEVVKLASNENPLGPSPKAKEAYLKIVDTLHLYPRGDAPTLINALAEFYGVKTSQLVLGNGSDEIIDMVGKAFIRQGDNCVGITPTFSVYKFTTLSNGADFIGVGVGEEKTDLNKLAAAINEKTRVAFICSPNNPTGVYYTGAELEEFLSKVPSNVMVFLDEAYAEFATAEDYPRMFEMIAKYPNLLINRTFSKIYGLAGIRLGYAISSEQVIKAMWKIKPPFDINLAAQAAAIAALGDKEHVERTRQLNADGIKVLKPFFEGLGFKVLPTQGNFICVHIGPKAKEMVQFLEENGMIIRGLTSFGLPEHVRITLGKPEENQFLMNLVKKWTKQV
- a CDS encoding inositol monophosphatase family protein, with amino-acid sequence MSATKENLDLLNIALKAAELAQGNILKYFQNDVGVEWKADKTPVTIADKSTEELCREFWAKETPGFGVIGEEFGIESPDAEYQWVIDPIDGTKAFIHGVPLFGTLIALYRRGEAIASLIRIPAMNTAVWAVKDGGAFLGSSAQDCRVSKCSKVEKLSDALVLSGTVNTMETAGYGEQYANVRRAARLHRGWGDCYGYYLVAAGRAELMIDPIVSLWDIAPYPLLFSEAGGKFSMLDGRTELFDANGKPVAPIYEGYTSFASNGLIHNEVAGYFKK
- a CDS encoding ATP-dependent Clp protease ATP-binding subunit is translated as MSDFNNDAEKVLAKAQSLMDRNSHSYLGCAHLAVGLVEGPDATLKKLYKSKNAKTQDLRGRLEPFVQKVPRVEGANPDVGPDSDLNRVLRAAVQSARQVNRMVTPGDMLVALMKFAGDRGIAKVFEDALGSVEVVETWLSDPFAGAANAEEQSPLKLYGRELVEMAADGRLSPVIGREEEIRRVILILSRKTKNNPCLVGEPGVGKTAIVEGLAERIYRGDVPDALKGKKLFALDLSALMAGAKYRGDFEERLKSVLDALEEDGNTLLFIDEIHTIVGAGKTEGSMDLGNMLKPKLARGELHCIGATTTQEYRKYIEKDSALERRFQPVQVDEPTEEEAISILRGIKDGFDAHHGVRLHDNALVAAVKLSNRYISDRFLPDKAIDLIDEAASLVKTQMDTVPEALDTLQRKELQMKIEEQALAKETDEVSVRRLKELREDLAVTAAAVKAMQERWQDRRAAFAEIRDLKKSLADARTEMEQAEARYDLNRAAELKYNKIVNLEKEIAEKSAAIAKSTTGDDLSEEVTEDTISMVVSRWTGVPVTKLCEGEKSKLLHLDERLHARVIGQDDAVEAVSEAILRNRSGLSRENAPIGSFLFLGPTGVGKTELAKALAVELFDDENALVRIDMSEYMEKHTVSRLIGAPPGYVGYEEGGQLTEAVRTKPYCVILLDEIEKAHPDVFNTLLQVLDDGRLTDGKGRTVNFKNTLILMTSNLGAEKFRERLARATSGAAGSAAGSSGENVAPVTVADIEADLHAFFRPEFLNRLDETLVFQSLTKPQIRDIVKLKFAGLAKRAARQGLELTLSDAALDAIADGAYQPEFGARPIQRFIERNVERVLSHAILAGTVSSAKPVVIDYENGVFTVK